From a region of the Sporosarcina ureilytica genome:
- a CDS encoding type IV pilus modification PilV family protein codes for MQRINVNRKESGLTLIEVLASIVILSIVLISFSSLLLQSTKHTKYNKEKLTAVQVAEEIVAEVRSGNYQQSTTIIGSAGKRYEGYKIAIEIDNGPADLKKALITVTSLPETGMKKSSFTTEMYFDSDEVSS; via the coding sequence ATGCAGAGAATAAACGTCAATCGAAAAGAAAGCGGTTTGACACTTATAGAGGTTTTGGCATCCATTGTGATTTTGTCCATTGTACTTATTAGTTTTTCAAGTTTATTATTACAATCTACCAAACATACAAAATACAATAAAGAAAAACTGACAGCTGTGCAAGTAGCAGAGGAGATTGTTGCAGAAGTTCGAAGTGGAAATTACCAACAGTCGACAACAATTATAGGAAGCGCTGGAAAAAGGTATGAAGGTTACAAAATAGCGATTGAGATAGACAATGGACCGGCAGACTTGAAAAAAGCGCTAATCACAGTGACATCTCTTCCTGAAACAGGCATGAAAAAGTCTTCCTTCACAACTGAAATGTATTTTGATTCTGATGAGGTTTCGTCATGA
- a CDS encoding 3-keto-5-aminohexanoate cleavage protein, with product MKNKVLLTAAVTGAGDTTKINEHVPVTPKEIAESAIASAKAGATVAHVHARDPETGGISHNIEHYREIVDRIRDSETDVVINITAGGGGDFIPSLDTPAAGGDGTWIQTPDERHAPVGQLLPEMCTLDCGSVNFGNMIYLSPTDWLRQHAKLIQESGVKPELECFDTGHLRFAKQLIDEGLIDGDPMFQFCLGIPWGAEADVETITYFKNRLPENAYWSAFGIGRMQLPIAMQTAMLGGNIRVGLEDNLYLTRGVPATNEQLVDKAVEMLHTNGIEVMSPEEARVQFGLRNSHGGNQS from the coding sequence GTGAAAAACAAAGTTTTATTGACAGCTGCGGTAACAGGTGCGGGTGATACTACAAAAATCAATGAACATGTACCTGTAACGCCAAAAGAAATTGCGGAATCAGCAATTGCTTCTGCAAAAGCAGGTGCAACGGTTGCACATGTGCATGCACGTGATCCAGAAACAGGCGGAATTAGCCATAATATCGAACACTACCGTGAAATCGTTGATCGGATTAGAGATTCTGAAACCGATGTTGTGATCAATATTACAGCAGGCGGCGGCGGAGACTTTATCCCAAGTCTTGATACACCCGCAGCCGGAGGAGATGGGACTTGGATTCAAACGCCTGATGAACGTCATGCTCCGGTTGGCCAATTACTTCCGGAAATGTGTACGCTTGACTGCGGAAGTGTAAACTTTGGCAATATGATTTATCTTAGTCCGACAGATTGGCTTAGACAACATGCAAAGCTTATTCAGGAAAGTGGTGTGAAACCAGAGCTGGAATGCTTTGACACAGGTCATCTGCGTTTCGCCAAACAATTAATAGATGAGGGGTTAATCGATGGAGATCCGATGTTCCAGTTTTGTCTTGGTATCCCATGGGGAGCGGAAGCAGATGTAGAAACAATCACGTACTTCAAAAATCGTCTCCCTGAGAATGCATATTGGTCTGCGTTTGGGATTGGCCGCATGCAATTACCAATTGCGATGCAAACAGCCATGTTAGGCGGCAACATTCGCGTTGGTTTAGAAGATAATTTATATCTTACAAGAGGTGTACCTGCAACGAACGAACAACTTGTCGATAAGGCTGTTGAAATGTTACACACGAATGGGATTGAAGTGATGTCACCTGAAGAGGCGCGGGTCCAATTTGGTTTGAGAAATTCGCACGGAGGAAATCAATCATGA
- a CDS encoding 3-hydroxyacyl-CoA dehydrogenase NAD-binding domain-containing protein, with translation MNSPIKEVEKLAVIGTGVIGNGWIARFLAMGYDVVAFDLAEDAAERTRVAVERAWPSLEEMGLGEGASTSRVTFVSTIEEAVKDADLIQENVPEREELKKNVLKNIDQYAKPEAIIASSTSGIKPSTLQEGLQHPARLIVAHPFNPVYILPLVELVGGGATTPSIMERANQFYQSIAMKPLIIQKEIEGHVADRLMEALWRESLHLVNDGIATTEEIDAAIIYGAGLRWAQMGPFLTFHLAGGDKGMRHMLEQFGPALKLPWTKLEAPELTNDLKEKVITGCEVHAGDVPIAELEVKRNEFLVKLLDLVEEYWHVPNKIKQKRKEGA, from the coding sequence ATGAATTCACCAATTAAAGAAGTTGAGAAACTAGCCGTCATCGGAACTGGTGTCATTGGGAATGGTTGGATTGCCCGTTTTTTAGCAATGGGATACGACGTTGTTGCCTTTGATCTTGCTGAGGATGCGGCAGAGAGAACACGTGTAGCTGTGGAACGTGCATGGCCTTCCTTAGAAGAAATGGGGCTTGGGGAAGGTGCATCAACTTCGCGGGTTACTTTTGTATCGACAATTGAAGAGGCTGTCAAAGATGCAGATTTGATCCAAGAAAATGTACCAGAAAGAGAAGAACTAAAGAAGAATGTGTTAAAAAACATTGATCAATACGCAAAGCCAGAAGCAATTATTGCATCGAGTACATCGGGAATTAAACCGAGTACATTACAAGAAGGATTACAACATCCAGCACGATTAATTGTGGCACACCCATTTAATCCAGTTTATATTTTGCCGCTCGTTGAACTGGTCGGCGGCGGGGCGACAACGCCATCGATTATGGAACGGGCAAATCAGTTTTACCAATCGATTGCGATGAAGCCACTGATTATTCAAAAAGAAATTGAAGGCCATGTCGCGGATCGTTTAATGGAAGCACTTTGGCGCGAATCTTTACATTTAGTAAACGATGGTATTGCAACGACTGAAGAAATCGATGCTGCGATTATTTACGGGGCCGGTTTACGCTGGGCGCAAATGGGACCATTTTTGACATTCCATTTAGCCGGCGGCGATAAAGGAATGCGTCATATGCTGGAGCAGTTTGGTCCTGCACTTAAGCTGCCATGGACAAAATTAGAGGCACCTGAATTGACCAATGACTTAAAAGAAAAAGTGATTACGGGATGTGAAGTTCACGCAGGAGATGTGCCAATCGCTGAATTAGAAGTGAAGCGTAACGAGTTTTTAGTAAAATTACTAGATTTAGTTGAAGAGTATTGGCATGTGCCGAATAAAATTAAGCAGAAACGTAAAGAGGGAGCATAA
- a CDS encoding thioesterase family protein produces MEHTTFNYEDHVRSEWVDYNGHMNDAAYAQAFSLAVDAFMDYIALDEKGRNKHAYTIFTLETHLCYLREANEGEKIYVTSQLLDVDEKRLHIFFVMKNSGDDVVSTSEQMLMGIDTTHGKAAPFPKAVAAIIEKLWKADKQLETPKQVGRKIAIRR; encoded by the coding sequence ATGGAACACACAACATTTAACTATGAAGACCATGTACGTTCTGAGTGGGTAGATTATAACGGTCATATGAACGATGCAGCTTATGCACAAGCTTTTAGTTTAGCAGTAGATGCGTTCATGGATTATATCGCGCTAGATGAAAAAGGCCGAAATAAGCACGCATATACAATTTTCACATTAGAAACGCACTTATGCTACTTACGCGAGGCGAATGAGGGAGAAAAAATATATGTTACGTCGCAACTACTAGATGTGGATGAAAAACGTCTTCACATATTTTTCGTAATGAAGAATAGCGGCGATGACGTCGTTTCGACGAGTGAACAAATGCTCATGGGAATTGATACGACGCACGGAAAAGCGGCGCCGTTTCCGAAAGCGGTTGCAGCAATCATTGAAAAACTATGGAAAGCGGATAAACAATTAGAAACTCCGAAACAAGTGGGAAGAAAGATTGCTATTAGGCGATAG
- a CDS encoding glycine betaine ABC transporter substrate-binding protein, translating to MKKFSLSMMIVLLLGFLAGCASDGGEKDTTANQKITFGVTPWTSTIPPTKIASLIIQDMGYNVEEISADATNVFIGLSRGDIDVFMDSWLPLHDNLLEKYADQIEDTATSYADVETGLVVPAYMEDINSISDLKGNENLFNHEVYGIESGANVTGIINELIEGYELDLTQVNSSEGGMLAQAKRSIENEDPVSFFGWRPHTMFNKYDLKVLSDEQNFFEKAAVHVITNNELKENAPDVHEFLTNWNISIDDVEEMIVKIEDEGADPEEVAREWIDNNQDKVNEMLGK from the coding sequence TTGAAGAAATTTTCATTGAGTATGATGATTGTATTACTATTAGGATTCCTAGCCGGTTGTGCTTCAGATGGAGGCGAAAAAGATACAACCGCAAATCAAAAGATTACATTTGGCGTAACGCCTTGGACAAGCACAATTCCACCGACAAAAATCGCAAGTCTCATTATTCAAGATATGGGATATAATGTGGAGGAAATTAGTGCGGATGCAACTAACGTCTTCATAGGTCTTTCGCGTGGTGACATTGATGTGTTTATGGATTCTTGGCTACCTCTACATGATAACCTATTAGAAAAATATGCAGATCAAATAGAAGATACTGCAACCAGCTATGCCGACGTCGAGACTGGATTGGTTGTTCCCGCATATATGGAAGATATTAATTCAATCAGTGACTTAAAGGGAAACGAAAATTTATTTAATCATGAAGTATATGGCATTGAAAGCGGTGCCAATGTAACTGGCATCATTAATGAGCTGATTGAAGGTTATGAATTAGATTTAACCCAAGTGAATTCATCTGAGGGCGGTATGCTTGCCCAGGCAAAACGTTCTATAGAAAATGAGGATCCTGTTAGTTTTTTCGGATGGCGTCCACATACAATGTTTAATAAATATGACCTTAAAGTATTAAGTGACGAGCAAAATTTCTTTGAAAAAGCGGCTGTTCATGTAATTACGAATAATGAACTAAAAGAAAATGCGCCAGACGTCCATGAGTTTTTAACTAATTGGAACATATCAATCGATGATGTTGAAGAAATGATTGTAAAAATTGAGGACGAAGGTGCAGATCCAGAAGAAGTTGCACGTGAGTGGATTGACAATAATCAAGACAAAGTAAACGAAATGCTAGGAAAATAA
- a CDS encoding type II secretion system protein: MRNEKGITLIELLAVLAIIGLLTTLIASVLMNGMNASDRSTTNQRLQQEANYITETIRNEYLKQEPKLIEFMIDNDEKSLKMNGIIISEGYTYCHGDDCDDEQKLEDEQGFTINKSINHDFKLELRKETLSYKIGTTYSKLR; the protein is encoded by the coding sequence ATGAGAAATGAAAAAGGTATAACCCTAATTGAACTTCTTGCCGTACTTGCAATTATTGGCTTACTCACAACCCTGATTGCTTCAGTTTTAATGAACGGAATGAATGCATCTGACCGGAGTACGACAAATCAAAGGTTGCAGCAAGAAGCAAATTATATAACTGAAACGATTCGAAATGAATATTTGAAGCAAGAACCAAAATTGATTGAATTTATGATTGATAACGACGAAAAATCCTTGAAAATGAACGGTATAATTATTTCAGAGGGCTATACGTATTGTCATGGCGATGATTGCGACGATGAACAAAAGTTGGAAGATGAGCAAGGGTTCACTATTAATAAAAGTATTAATCATGATTTTAAACTTGAACTTAGAAAAGAAACCTTGTCTTATAAAATTGGAACGACATATAGTAAACTTCGCTAA